A window of the Cryptomeria japonica unplaced genomic scaffold, Sugi_1.0 HiC_scaffold_13, whole genome shotgun sequence genome harbors these coding sequences:
- the LOC131028544 gene encoding uncharacterized protein LOC131028544, with the protein MIIVNKVNTGQQQYNFYVSRGRVHEALQYKISYEPYYKDVELDELALTSLPINPTNISDLLYATTSYPDPIDLSSMQEDVTEDDPLIENLQMINSFVANLPPARREIKEIRSLLQLEKGHPTHIVQWPPISPSPINEYTTEGLFVMSFPTLFPKGIAAFKQQRLKEVKLHEYALHLLRYHDNRFGQHPRFRYFILNILMHHRSQATASLFFHKQLDDSMPTTISDLHHRLKDLPDDKLADQLMRFSLSNRGTKPFWNQRRGELIDMVIQIGCPTLFFTLSALDTKWPDLHDIMPSTTPTNPYATARWRLQNIVQNPHLTAMYMHHRFTAFGEEVLEKLLGANDYWYRYEWQHRGSAHIHGFLWLPQAPDIGKLQCNNIQSVQNTLAYIDKYVSAWNPRSLELRNQVFHRSIVDDPCLMDTSMIVSSDPSIHYYELANHVQRHTKCTIQTCLCRKGTSLVCHYKAPWSIKEKSSLSNDANGQPTYTPARNDDRLDLHNPFILSIWRANVDCQPVLSIHAVIKYIAKYAAKAKNKSKTYHAMLSRISTNFESDKPAPNAFRKMLLDNLVDRDIGAQESCHLLLKLPLSICSRTFFSLNVNKKKFQRVPITSTDTTTYPNYITSYMARPIQLERMSLIEVTQKWSFNASRKHDQWKERATPVIVRVSPRFTTIPAEEEKSYQAFCWSELLLYHPFRNIAMDFGSTDDEIQGQWQRFLHNYNPWHVHCTPPEVDEKSNTSTPSSDAEQMPKSILNECLQPPLKIIVQGTADTGKSHLIKSIKSTLTRSAPTGQSPLLLLAPTGVAAFNIQASTIHSTLRIPIKEMFPLQGQILASFQESMYFIRYIIIDEMSFIGPKLIQRIDIRLREAFPAHNQLQFGGRSIILFGDLGQLPPVKDIPMYASTSYGGTLWRSFITVITLKKTFRQTGEQPTQIAFRALLSNL; encoded by the exons ATGATAATAGTAAACAAGGTAAACACTGGCCAACAACAATACAacttctatgttagtagaggacgTGTCCATGAGGCATTACAATATAAGATTTCATATGAACCATACTACAAAGATGTAGAATTAGATGAATTAGCATTAACATCTTTACCCATAAACCCCACCAATATATCTGACCTGCTATATGCAACAACTTCATATCCTGATCCCATTGATCTAAGTTCCATGCAAGAAGATGTTACAGAGGATGATCCATTGATAGAGAACTTGCAAATGATAAATTCATTTGTGGCAAATCTTCCACCTGCACGGCGTGAGATCAAAGAAATTCGCTCTTTACTACAACTAGAGAAAGGACACCCAACTCATATAGTTCAATGGCCACCCATTTCCCCATCTCCTATAAATGAATACACTACTGAAGGATTGTTTGTAATGTCATTCCCTACTTTGTTCCCTAAAGGTATAGCTGCATTCAAACAACAACGTCTCAAAGAAGTTAAGCTACATGAGTATGCTCTCCATCTTTTAAGATACCATGATAATAGGTTTGGTCAACACCCAAGGTTTAGGTACTTCATATTGAATATACTTATGCATCATAGAAGTCAAGCCACCGCATCTTTATTTTTCCACAAACAACTTGATGATTCAATGCCTACAACAATTTCTGACCTTCATCACAGATTAAAGGACTTGCCTGATGACAAACTTGCAGATCAACTAATGCGCTTTAGCTTGTCAAATCGTGGAACAAAACCATTCTGGAATCAACGTAGAGGGGAACTTATAGACATGGTCATCCAAATTGGTTGTCCAACTCTATTTTTTACACTCAGTGCGCTTGATACAAAATGGCCCGACTTGCATGATATCATGCCATCCACCACACCTACAAATCCATATGCAACAGCTAGGTGGAGGTTACAAAATATAGTTCAAAATCCACACCTTACTGCAATGTACATGCATCACAGGTTTACTGCATTTGGTGAAGAAGTTTTGGAAAAACTTCTTGGCGCAAATGACTACTGGTATAG GTATGAATGGCAACATAGAGGCTCTGCACATATCCATGGTTTCCTATGGCTACCACAAGCACCAGACAttgggaaattacaatgcaataacATTCAATCAGTACAAAATACACTTGCTTACATTGATAAATATGTCTCTGCATGGAACCCAAGAAGTCTTGAATTGAGAAACCAAGTGTTCCACCGATCCATTGTTGATGACCCTTGCTTGATGGACACAAGCATGATAGTGTCAAGTGATCCTTCCATTCACTATTATGAATTGGCCAATCATGTTCAAAGACATACAAAGTGTACTATCCAAACCTGCCTTTGTAGGAAGGGGACATCTCTTGTGTGTCATTATAAAGCCCCTTGGAGCATTAAAGAAAAGTCATCACTTTCTAATGATGCAAATGGCCAGCCTACGTACACCCCTGCTCGCAATGATGACCGCCTAGATCTTCACAACCCATTTATACTCTCAATATGGAGAGCCAATGTAGATTGCCAACCTGTTCTCTCAATTCATGCTGTGATcaaatatattgcaaaatatgcagCTAAGGCTAAAAACAAATCGAAAACATACCATGCAATGTTATCTCGAATATCAACCAACTTTGAGTCCGATAAACCAGCTCCTAATGCTTTTCGCAAAATGCTTCTTGACAACCTTGTGGATCGTGATATAGGTGCCCAAGAAAGTTGCCACCTTCTGCTAAAGCTACCACTCTCCATTTGTAGCAGAACCTTTTTTTCTTTAAATGTGAACAAAAAAAAATTCCAACGCGTACCAATCACATCCACAGATACAACCACATATCCAAACTATATAACCTCTTACATGGCACGACCAATACAATTAGAGAGAATGTCTCTTATTGAAGTAACTCAAAAATGGTCCTTCAATGCATCAAGAAAGCATGATCAATGGAAAGAGCGAGCCACACCAGTAATAGTTCGAGTATCCCCAAGATTCACAACCATTCCTGCAGAGGAAGAAAAAAGTTATCAAGCATTTTGTTGGAGTGAACTATTACTATACCACCCATTCCGCAACATTGCAATGGATTTCGGCTCAACAGATGATGAAATTCAAGGACAGTGGCAAAGGTTCTTACACAACTACAACCCATGGCATGTACATTGCACGCCTCCAGAAGTAGATGAAAAATCCAATACTAGCACTCCTTCAAGCGATGCAGAACAAATGCCAAAAAGCATCCTCAATGAATG TTTGCAACCACCATTGAAAATTATTGTTCAAGGAACTGCAGACACAGGAAAGTCGCACCTCATAAAAAGCATAAAGTCAACACTCACAAGATCAGCACCAACTGGACAATCACCATTATTGCTCCTCGCACCAACAGGAGTTGCGGCATTCAacatacaagcatcaacaattcattCAACACTCCGAATTCCAATCAAAGAAATGTTCCCTCTACAAGGACAAATATTGGCAAGCTTCCAAGAAAGCATGTACTTCATTCGCTACATTataattgatgaaatgagcttcattggtccAAAGTTAATACAACGCATTGATATTAGGTTACGTGAGGCATTCCCTGCCCATAACCAGCTCCAATTTGGAGGACGCTCGATCATTCTCTTTGGTGACTTGGGCCAACTACCACCTGTCAAGGACATACCTATGTATGCTTCAACTTCATATGGAGGGACATTATGGCGTAGCTTCATAACAGTTATAACATTGAAAAAAACATTTCGTCAAACTGGAGAGCAACCTACTCAAATTGCCTTTCGTGCACTTCTCTCCAATTTATGA